The genomic interval AAAACAAGGAGGCACCTTACGGAATTCTGGATGGTGGAACCTGAGGTTGCGTATTCCGATTTGGAAGACAACATGAAGCTCGCCGAGGAATTCGTCAGTTACGTGGTACAAAAGGTTCTTGAAACGAAAACAGATGAATTGAAAATTCTCGAGAGGGATTTGACAAATCTCGAGAACGTAGTCCCCCCGTTTCCCCGCATCTCCTACACGGAAGCGGTAAAAAAACTAAACGATTCGGGGCATAAATTCGAATGGGGCGGTGATTTTGGAGGAGAGGATGAAACAATCCTTGCTGAAATGTTTGACAAACCGGTTTTGGTTCACAGGTATCCGGCCGCGGTGAAAGCGTTTTATATGAAAAGAGATAATGATAATGATGATCTTGCGCTCGGGGTGGACATGTTGGCTCCTGAAGGTTACGGAGAGATCATCGGTGGAGGAGAGCGCGAGGATAATTACGACATCATTCACAAAAGATTAAAAGAGTATGGTCTATCGGTCAAAGAGTTTGAATGGTACCTTGACCTCAGAAAGTACGGCACCTTTCCCCATTCGGGTTTCGGGATGGGTATCGAAAGAGTGGTTGCATGGATTTGCGGTCTTAAACATATCAGGGAATCGATACCGTTTCCCCGCATGATTCACAGGTTGGAACCTTAAATGCAGTCAACACCGGGCAGAAGAGTTGCGATTGGAGTTCTGGGTGGCAGAGACGTAAGTCAGGATATCAGGCAAATAGCGGAACAGGTGGGTAGAGGAATTGCTAAGCTGGGGGGAATCCTCGTGTGCGGCGGTATGGGAGGAGTGATGGAAGCAGCATGCATAGGCGCAAAATCCAACGATGGGATTACTGTGGGTATTCTTCCTACATCTACAAAAGAAGAAGGTAATCAATATATCGACATTGCCATTGCGACCGGGATGGGAATTGGCCGAAACGCCATAATAGCGAGATCGATCGATGCCGCTATCGCTATAGACGGACAGTACGGTACTCTGTCTGAAATAGCATACTGTCTTCAGCTGGATATACCGGTGATCGGTCTTCAAACATGGAGCATAGAGGGGATTATCAGTGCCGATTCCCCGGAAGATGCCGTAGCAAAGGCATATGAGCAGATATAAATGAATTATGCGGGTTTGCATGCAATCGTCAAAGGTAACGTTCAGGGTGTGGGTTACCGCTGGTTCGCTGCACGATCAGCTCAACGAATTAACCTGACGGGGTGGGCGAAAAACCTCCCCAGCGGTGAAGTTGAGGTGAAAGCGTTCGGCGATAGAGGCGCTTTAAATTCACTGATAAAACAACTCAGCATAGGTCCTTCGTTCTCTAAAGTTAATGACGTTGTAGTGAGGTGGATCGAATATGAACCGTCCCATACTGAGTTCAATATAAAAAACTGAAAATATGAAAGTCGCTCTCGCTCAGATAAATACGACAGTTGGCGCTTTAAAGGAAAATACCGATAAAGCAATACAATATATAGATAAGGCTCGCGGTGATGGAGCCGATATCGTGCTGCTTCCTGAAACTACAATTCCGGGTTACATGACACTTGACCTGTTATTCAATGATAAATTTGTCAGCGATAACCTGAAAGAACTGGACAGACTGATATCGGAATGTCAGAATATAGTTGTGATAGTCGGCTTCGTTGAGAAGCTCGATAACAGTCTTTACAACACCGCAGGAGTGATTCAAGACGGTAAACTTTTAGGAAAGGTGCACAAGATCAAACTCCCAACTTACGATGTTTTTGACGAAGATAGATACTATACCTCAGGAGTTAACTCAGATCCGGTTAAAGTAAAGATTGAGGGTAAAACGGTCAACCTCGGGATTCAGATTTGTGAAGATATGTGGGACAGATCGGCTAAGAACGTCACTACGGTATTAGCGTCCAATAATTCAGATATCTTACTCAACATTTCAGCCTCCCCTTATTCGGAAGGGAAAATTTCTGAAAGAATTCGATTGATTACCAACCATAGTAAAAATACCGGAAAGCCGTTTTTTTACTGTAATTTAGTGGGGGGGCAGGATGAGGTCGTCTTCGACGGTACGAGTCTGGCATCTGATACCAAAGGTAATTTGATACACAAATCGGATTCATTTAAAGAAGAACTTTCAATAATTAACCTCGAAGATAAAAAGTCAGTCAGTTTTCATGAAGAGACTGACCTCAACAGTGACAATATCGAGGATTCGTTTAATGCGATTACTCTCGGTATCCACGATTACATAAAAAAGAGCGGGTTCAATTCGGCGCTTGTCGGACTTTCAGGGGGAGTAGATTCATCGTTAGTTGCTGTTCTCGCATGTGAAGCTCTCGGTCCCGAAAATGTGACGGGCGTTTCCATGCCTTCACGGTATTCATCGGAACACGGTAAAAAGGATGCCGAAGAGCTGGCAAAAAGCCTGGGTATGAATTTTAAGAAGATCTCGATAGAGAAAATGTATTCAACCTATTTAGAAGCACTTTCAAAACATTTTCGAAATACTGATCAAAACGAATCGGAGGAAAATATTCAGGCGCGCATCCGCGGAAATATCCTGATGGCGCTCTCCAATAAATTCGGTCATATGCTGTTATCTACGGGAAACAAGACTGAATTAGCGCTCGGGTATGCGACTATGTACGGGGATATGGCAGGCGGTTTGTCGCCGATAAATGATGTCTCAAAGCTTCAGGTATATAAAATGTGCGAGTATTATAATAGAAAAATGAATAAGGCGATTATACCCGAGTCCGTGCTATTAAAAAAACCTTCCGCAGAATTATCAGAAAACCAATTCGATCCATTCGATTACGAGGTTGTAAGTCCTCTTGTTGAAGATATTATCGAGCATGGAAAGTCGGTTAAGGATCTGGTGAACGCGGGATATGCGGTAGAAGATGTTGAGAGGATTCATAATTTGATCAAGAATTCCGAATATAAAAGGCGCCAGGCTCCTCCCGGAATCAAGATAACTAAAAGAGCATTCGGGATAGGGAGGAGAATGCCTCTGATAAATCATTACAGGGCTGAATTATATGACTGACCTTCAGAGTTACATACGGACAATCGAAGACTTTCCTAAACAGGGAATTGGTTTCAAGGATATTACGACGTTAACGCGTGATCCAATCGGATTCAAAAACGCAATCGATGAGATGGTAAGGCATCTTTCGGGTGTAGAAGTTGACATCGTGCTTGGAATAGAATCGAGAGGATTTATTTTCGGCGGAGCAGTCGCAGATAGAATAGGCGTCGGGTTCGATCTAATTAGAAAGCCGGGTAAACTACCGGGTGATACAACTTCAGAAAACTATGACCTGGAGTATGGTACCGATACGCTTGAAATACATCGGGATTCGATTGCTGAAGGTTCTAACGTTGTTATTATCGATGACCTACTTGCTACGGGAGGAACGATGTCGGCGGCACTGAAGCTCGTCAAAAAATTAGGCGGAAACGTTTCTGCCGTTCTATTTCTCATCGAGCTTGGTTTTTTAAACGGACGTGAAAAACTCCCTGATGAAAATATCATATCGCTAATTACTTATGATAGCTGATAATAAATAGGACTCGATTTTGGGTATTGCCGGTATAGCGTCGCTTTTAAAATGGGGCGTAGTGGTTGTGTTGGCCATCTCGCTCATACCACTGGCATCAAGGGACCC from Candidatus Neomarinimicrobiota bacterium carries:
- a CDS encoding adenine phosphoribosyltransferase; protein product: MTDLQSYIRTIEDFPKQGIGFKDITTLTRDPIGFKNAIDEMVRHLSGVEVDIVLGIESRGFIFGGAVADRIGVGFDLIRKPGKLPGDTTSENYDLEYGTDTLEIHRDSIAEGSNVVIIDDLLATGGTMSAALKLVKKLGGNVSAVLFLIELGFLNGREKLPDENIISLITYDS
- a CDS encoding TIGR00725 family protein, whose translation is MQSTPGRRVAIGVLGGRDVSQDIRQIAEQVGRGIAKLGGILVCGGMGGVMEAACIGAKSNDGITVGILPTSTKEEGNQYIDIAIATGMGIGRNAIIARSIDAAIAIDGQYGTLSEIAYCLQLDIPVIGLQTWSIEGIISADSPEDAVAKAYEQI
- a CDS encoding NAD+ synthase yields the protein MKVALAQINTTVGALKENTDKAIQYIDKARGDGADIVLLPETTIPGYMTLDLLFNDKFVSDNLKELDRLISECQNIVVIVGFVEKLDNSLYNTAGVIQDGKLLGKVHKIKLPTYDVFDEDRYYTSGVNSDPVKVKIEGKTVNLGIQICEDMWDRSAKNVTTVLASNNSDILLNISASPYSEGKISERIRLITNHSKNTGKPFFYCNLVGGQDEVVFDGTSLASDTKGNLIHKSDSFKEELSIINLEDKKSVSFHEETDLNSDNIEDSFNAITLGIHDYIKKSGFNSALVGLSGGVDSSLVAVLACEALGPENVTGVSMPSRYSSEHGKKDAEELAKSLGMNFKKISIEKMYSTYLEALSKHFRNTDQNESEENIQARIRGNILMALSNKFGHMLLSTGNKTELALGYATMYGDMAGGLSPINDVSKLQVYKMCEYYNRKMNKAIIPESVLLKKPSAELSENQFDPFDYEVVSPLVEDIIEHGKSVKDLVNAGYAVEDVERIHNLIKNSEYKRRQAPPGIKITKRAFGIGRRMPLINHYRAELYD
- a CDS encoding acylphosphatase, with amino-acid sequence MNYAGLHAIVKGNVQGVGYRWFAARSAQRINLTGWAKNLPSGEVEVKAFGDRGALNSLIKQLSIGPSFSKVNDVVVRWIEYEPSHTEFNIKN
- the asnS gene encoding asparagine--tRNA ligase, which gives rise to MNRVYINNLSSHVDEEVTINGWLYNKRSSGKIAFIIVRDGTGRVQGVVSKSDVSDEVFDKIGLITQESSLSITGTVKEEKRSEGGYEIQVTAIKIHQVADEYPISPKEHGTAFLMDNRHLWLRSRRQHAILKIRHTIIKACRDFFDERDFVLVDTPIFTPTSCEGTTTLFETEYFGRIAYLAQSGQLYSEASAASLGRVYCFGPTFRAEKSKTRRHLTEFWMVEPEVAYSDLEDNMKLAEEFVSYVVQKVLETKTDELKILERDLTNLENVVPPFPRISYTEAVKKLNDSGHKFEWGGDFGGEDETILAEMFDKPVLVHRYPAAVKAFYMKRDNDNDDLALGVDMLAPEGYGEIIGGGEREDNYDIIHKRLKEYGLSVKEFEWYLDLRKYGTFPHSGFGMGIERVVAWICGLKHIRESIPFPRMIHRLEP